Genomic segment of Salvelinus sp. IW2-2015 unplaced genomic scaffold, ASM291031v2 Un_scaffold1251, whole genome shotgun sequence:
tgtctgtctggctcgctctgtctgtctgctcgctctgtctgtctggctcgctctgtctgtctgctcgctctgtctgtctggctcgctcgctctgtctctctggctcgctctctggctgtctctctggctgtctctctggctgtctctctggctcgctctctggctcgctctctggctcgctctctgtcttctggctggctctctggctcgctctctgtcgctctctctgtctcgctctctgtctctctggttcgctctctgtctctctggttcgctctctgtctctctggttcgctctctgtctcttctggctcgctctctgtctttctggctcgctctctgttctctggttcgctctctgtctctctggttcgctctctgtctcttctgtcgcgctctctgtctctctgtcgcgctctctgtctctctgttcgctcgctctctgtctctctgttcgctcgctctctgtctctctggttcgctcgctctctgtctctctggttcgctcgctctctgtctctctggttcgctcctctctgctctctggtcgctcgctctctgtctctctggttcgctcgctctctgtctctctggttcgctcgctctctgtctctctggttcgctcgctcctgtctctctggttcgctctctctctctgtctctctggttcgctctctctctctctgtctctctggttcgctctctctctctctgtctctctggtcgcttctctctctctgtctctctggttcgcctctctctctgtgtctctgtcgcttcgctctctgtctctctggtcgctcgctctctgtctctctggttcgctcgctctctgtctctctggttcgctcgctctctgtctctctggtctcgctctctgtctcgctctctgtctcgcctctggctcgctctctgtctcgctctctggctcgctctctggctcgctctctggctcgctctctggctcgctctctggctcgctctctggTTCGCTCGCCTCTGTCTTCTGGTTCGCCGCTCTCTTtctggctctctggctcgctttctggctctctgtctcgctctctgtctcgctctctgtctttctggctgctctctgtctctctgggtcgctctctggctcgctctctggctgtctctctgtctttctggctggctctctgtctcgctcctgtctcgctctctgtctcgctctctgtctcgctctctgtctcgctctctgtctctggttcgctctctctctctgtctctctggttcgctctgtctctctgtctctctggtttgctcctctctgtctctctggttcgctctctctctgtctctctggttcgctttctctctgtctcgctctctgtctctctggctcgctctctgtctttctggctgtctctctgtctctgggtcgctctctgtctctctggctcgctctctgtctcgctctctgtctcgctctctgtctcgctctctgtctcgctctctgtctcgctctctggctcgctctctggctcgctctctggctcgctcctggctcgctctctggctcgctcCTTGGCTCttggctcgctctctgtctctctggttcgctcgctctctgtctcgctctctgtctcgctctctgtctcgctctctgtctcgctctctgtctcgctctctggctctctgtctcgctctctggctctctggctcgctctctggttcgctcgctcctgtctctctggttcgctcgctctctgtctctctggtttcgctcgctctctgtctctctggttcgctcgctctctgtctctctggttcgctcgctctctgtctcctgggttcgctctctctcgtctctctggttcgctctctctctgtctctctggttcgctctctctctgtctctctggttcgctctctctctgtctctctggctcgctctctgtctctctggctcgctcgctctctgtctcgctctctgtctcgctctctgtctcgctctctggtcgctcgctctcgtctcgctctctgtctcgctctctgtctcgcgctCTGTCTCGCGCTCTGTCTCGCGCTCTGTCTCGCCCTCTGTCTCGCGCTCTGTCTCGCGCTCTGTCTCGCGCTCTGTCTCGCGCTCTGTCTCGCGCTCTGTCTCCCTTCGCTtgcgctctgtctcgctctctgcctctggtcgctcgctctctgtctctctggttcggctcgctctctgtctctctggttcgctcgctctctgtctcgctctctgtcgcctctctgtctcgctctctgtctcgctctctgtctcgctctctggctcgctctctggcgctctctgtctcgctctgtctctctggctcgctctcgtctctctggttcgctcgctctctgtctctctggttcgctcctctctgtctcgctctctgactctctctctgtctctatgtctcgctctctgtctcttctctgtctctctggctcgctggctcgctctctgtctctctgggtcgCTATCTGGCTAGCTggctcgctctcgtctctctgggtcgctctctgtctcttctctctcttgtctcgttctctctcttctcgcttctctctctgtctcgttctctctctgtctcgttctctctctgtctcgtttctctctctgtctcgttctctctctgtctcgctctctgtctctctgtctcgctctctgtctctctggttcgctgtctctctgtctcgctctctgtctctctgtctcgctttctgtctctctggctcgctttctgtcttctctgctcgctctctgtctcgctctctgtctcgctctctgtctcgctctctgtctcgctctctgtctcgctctctgtctcgctctctgtctcgcgctctgtctcgctctctgtctcgctctcgtctctctggttcgctcgctctctgtctctctggtcgctctctctctctgtctctctggttcgctctctctctcgtctctctggttcgctcgctctctgtctctctggtcgctctctctctggttcgctttctctctgtctcgctctctgtctctctggctcgctctctgtctttctggctgtctctctgtctctgggtcgctctctgtctctgtcttgctctctgtctctctggctcgctctctgtctcgctctctgtctcgctctctgtctctctctctggctcgctctctgtctctctgggtcgCTCTCTGGGtcgctctctggctcgctctctgtctttctggttcactcgcctctgtctctctggttcgctctctgtctcgctctcgtctctctggctcgctctctgtctaaattatattttgttttaacacttttttggttactacatgattccatatgtgttatttcatagttttgatgtcttcactattattctacaatgtagaaataaagtaaaacccttaaatgagtaggcgtgtccaaacttttgactggtactgtatatatatatatttttttWAATCtgtatttaactagacaagtcagttaagaactaagtcttatttacaatgatggcctaccaaaaggcctcctgcggggacaggggctgggattaaaaatataggacaaaacacacatcacgacgagacCACAACACGCCATAGAGACCAAAGACAACGCCATAGCATGGCAgctacacatgacaacacagcatggttgcaacaccacatgacaacaacatggttgcagcaccacatgacaacaacatggtagcagcacaacatggcagcagcacaacagttGTTTAGAAAcagcctcgtcctcctcctcagtatTGTATCTAACAGACTGAAGAGAGGAGCAGGGCCCTTCTACATAGCAgcagagcgagatggagagagagagcctgaggCATAGTTATATTTACTATCCGCTAGGAATGAAAGAGGGGAAAAAatgcaggaggagagaagagggttgCCATGGCAACCGAAATATGGCTGCTCTTCAAAAACCTTGAATGTAAGTGGTggtgtttctttctctccatctctttctccatctctttcggTTTGCAGATATAGCAGATCTGTGTTTAGGGATTGATGTGGCAATAGCCTGGTGTTAGCCTGCCTCAGGTTATATGTGTATTTCTGTGCATATGGTGCAGAGAGGCTGAGAAATATGGGTTACCAGCAGCCCCCTTGGCTAGTAAGGGTTTAGCCAGCGAGGTGAAGTAAATCTAGCTAAAATAGTTACTttgccaaatgtgtgtgtgttgtgagttctCATAAAACCACTGCATCAGAAAATGAATTTCTGATCGGACACGTTCAGATAGTATCTCGCCGTTTCTTTCCGTCTCGTTCGTACAAAACACGACCCCGGTGAGGACAGTTGGTGCCAGAAATCGATCAGTTATTTACCAGGGAGAACAGAGTTGCAGCAGTACTGTAGGCCTGTAGGGGAACACCCCTCCTTTAAAAGGCAAGCGGCTCAAGTTGTTTAATCTCACCCAATGATATGGCTGATTATCGTATTCCATAACTCCCCCCCTCTCAGATGGCTGTAGTATTGGGACAAAGAACCTTTGACATATCTGAGAGCATAAACAGTTTAGCGTAATCAATTAGATCTGTTCTCAGTACTGTTTTGTAAGGCATGGTGTCTGGCTGGGCCCTGGAGAGGCTTGTATTAGCTAAAGGAGATGAGGGTATGGCAGGGTCCCGAGTTTCTGCAGGAAAGACGAGGGTCTACTTCTGGCAGTCAGGTCATGTGACAGTTTTGTTTGAACCAATCCCCTGCCTCCCCTGGATTATATACGGAACAAAAATAGaagcgcaacatgcaacaatttcatcgatttttactgagttacagttttaggaaatcagtcaattaaaagaaataaattaggccctaatctatggatttcacgacttggaatacagatgtgcatctgttggtcacagacacctttacaaaaaaaaaaaatggagctCACAGTGGTCcacaggatctcgtcactgtatttttgtgcattcaaatgtTCATCGATTAAAAtgcattctctaaaacgatgttggtagagaaatcaacattttaattctctggcaacagctctggtggatattcctgcagtcagcatgccaattgcacgctcctcaacctgacacatctgtggcattgtgttgtgacaaaactgcacgttaTAGATTGGCCTTTTTAAaaaattgtccccagcacaaggtgcacctgtgtaatcatcgtgctgtttaatcagcttcttgatatgccacacctgtcaggtggatggattattttggcaaaggaaaaatgctcactaacagggatggaaacaaatttgtgcacaaaatttgagcgagAGTtattgtgcgtatggaacatttctgtgatctattattacagctcatgaaacatgggaccaacactttacatgttgcgttttcttttttgttcagtgtatgtcatTGGTTGGATGGAGCCTCATTTGAACTCATTAATCTGTTTACGATTATTACTCTTCTCACGGAAGTGCACTCATTCATTCCTCTTCATGGATTGGAAAGGAAAGGACTGGTGAAAGAAGGAATGCGAAGCCAGTGGAAACTCCCTGTAGCCCATACCTACACCAAGCCAATGATTTTAAATTCATGAGGTGGGAGTGAGCAAGTACTACTTTATGGAAACTGTGAGGGTAGTCTAACTAGTTGGTCGTACAGCAGTAGGATTTCATAGTAACCCCAAACCGTTCTATGCTTTGTAGTTGACCATGGGGGTGAAACGAGCCACTGTGTGAATGGATACTGCAGTGCAGGCTGAGTTGAATGGAGCTCTGGGTGGTTCTGGTGGGGGTgtctgtctgaggaggagaacatggCTGTG
This window contains:
- the LOC139024250 gene encoding uncharacterized protein, coding for SEPERQRAKQRQTSERTRETEESETESETESETESEERTRETESERTRETESERTRETE